The Microbulbifer sp. YPW1 genome contains the following window.
CAGGACATCGAGAAAAGTTCTGGCACCGTAACTGCGTGGCTATTGGCTTGTCCGCAGGTTTTCTTGAACCACTAGAAGCCTCTGCGCTGGTACTCGTGGAAATCTCCGCGAACATGATTGCGGAGCAGTTTCCCGCAAGTCGTGCGGCGATGGATGTGATAGCGCGTCGTTTCAACGAGACTTTTCGCTACCGTTGGGATCGAATTATCGACTTCCTCAAGCTGCATTATGTTCTGACCAAACGTACCGATAGCGAGTTCTGGATCGATAACTGTGACCCCGCTACCGTTCCCGAAAGTCTTAAGGAACTACTGACATTGTGGCGATACCAGCCTCCATGGCACGAGGACTTTGATCGAGCGGTGGAAGTTTTCCCTGCGGCAAGTTATCAATATGTCCTGTACGGTATGGGGTTTGATACAAGCGCAAGTGCATTCGGTTTGTCCTCGTCGCATCATGAACAGGCTCAGCAGCTGTTGCGGCAAAAGCAGAATGCCACACAACAGATGCTGGCGGGCCTCGAGAAACACCGGAATTTGATCAACAAGATTTGCCAGTACGGTCTACAGAGAGTTTGAGTGAGAGAAATGTATGAGTAACACCGTCGCTTTGAATAACGAAAGTCACCGCAATTTAAAAGTCATTACCCGGCGCGGTGCGGAATATGGTGAAGGCACTCACCTCGTGCCCGTGGTGGCCAATGAGCTGCGCAACCTGATGCTCGAATATCCTGTATGTATTACCAAAGATCCGAACACAGGACAGTTTTCCTTGTGTGCCTTGCTGGGGTTCGAGCCCGGAGAGAACCTTTATCTACAAGGTGACAGCTGGGATGCCCAGTATATTCCCATGCATATTCGCCGACAGCCCTTCATGGTCGGATACCGCAACCCGGAGGCTGCTGTCGGCGAAGAACGGGGCGCGGTCATCACTCTGGATCTGGATAGCAAGCGTGTGACTGAAGAGGGTGCTGACGGTGAGCGCCTGTTCGACGATCAGGGCAACAATACACCGTTTATGCAGCAAGTCAGTGATCTGCTGGGCCAGTTAATGGTTGGTATGGAGTCCACTACCGCATTCCTCTCCGCTCTGGCGGATAACGACCTGATTGAGCCCGCACATATCAACGTACAGTTTGCCAGTGGTGAGCATAAACGTTATGAAGGGCTGTATACCGTGAATGAGGATAAACTGCAGAAGCTCGATGCGGACAAGCTGGTGTATATGCATCAACATGGGTATTTGCAGGCTGCCTACTGGCTGGGGGCATCCATGGGGCAGATACGAAAGCTGATTCAGAAGAAAAATCAGAAGTAATAAAAAGCGCGGCTATGGCCGCGCTTTTTATTGGATCAACTTTGTTGCAGTGATTCGATGGGGTGCACCTGAGGCCAGCCCGTAAATTGCCGATCGCGCTGCGGGTCGGCGTCCCAGGGCCAGCATTCTAAACGGTAGTGCCCCGCTGCGTGATCCACTACAGCGATTCCGTATCCCTCGCTTTTAAGTTCGCGGTCGGAGACAAACTTGCCCCAGCTGGTATTGTCATCACTGAAGTCTGCATGGGTGATTTTGGGGTTGGCCGTGGCCAGAACCCGCATATTGTTGCCAAAGGGGTCGGTGAAATTGCCGGTATTGGGGTCGTCCCCATATTGGTTTTCCAGCTTCCCAAAACCCTCAAACCAACGTTGCCAGAAGGCGGCAGAGGCCGGTCCCGAGAAAAACAGTGCTCCGCTGGCTTGCTCCTGATCCACCGGGAAGTCACCGCTGTACTGGCGCGCCACAAGGCCCAGGTGCTGGTCGCCTGCGAGTACCAGTGCTTTGGCATCCTCTACCAATTTCACTGCTCGGGTACGACCGTCAGGCGGATAACAATTGGCGTCGTAGTCGATCAGGCCATTACCTTCCTCGTCGGTTTGCGGCGAGCCCCAGATGGAGGCGGTAAGGCAAATCTTCGGTAACCCCGGGTCCATCTCTGCCCAGTCCCGCAGGAACTGCTCCTGCCGGCGCCCCAGCAGTTCTCCTTTCACCGTCAACCGGTTTGCCTCGTAATCTGGTGCTGACTTGAATTTGCGGTCCTCTACCATCGCAAAGCTGGTGCCGCCGTATACGAAATGCGCATAGGTGACGGGTATACCGTGTTGGATGGGCGTGGGGTCGTATGCATCGGGGGTATGGCTACTCTGGATGCGGTACACCATTTTCACCAGGTCGATGTCGTGCTTGAATCCTCCGTCTTCTTCGCGGGGACCTCCGGTTGCATCACCTTTATTCCCCCAAAGGTTGCCCTGGAGAACATCGTGGTCATCCACGAGCACGATGGCTGGACGGTTGCGTACAGAGTCACGAAAAGTCCAGTACCACAGGTACCAGCGATACAGGGTATCCAGCTTGGCTTGTGGGGTATCCCGCCCATAACGTGTAGGAAAGGTTTCGTAGTACTGGTCGCCGGCAAATACGTACAGATCCGGCTGATGGCTGTCACAGTGCGTGACCAGTTTCGTGTGCGGGAAGAAAATATTGTCTTCGGTATAGCGGCCGAGAACGCGCTCTTCCGGGATGTGATTTTTGAACTCCGTTTCATCCAGGCTTTTCGCGGTGGGAATGATGCAGGAGTAGAGGGCGATCTTTAGTGGCGACTGATTGCCCGGGTCTCGGTGGATAGTCCCTTCATATAGCGATTGCCCGGTTCCCGGGTCTACGATCCGGTACTGGTGATCCCTCTGCGCATCCCAGCCGACGATGCGAAACGCCGCTACATAACCATCTCCAATGGGAGCATCTGCACCGGTTACCCAGGTTTTGTTGTTTTCATTGCGATACTCCAGGCGTGCGGCAGGAAGCGCTGTGGTGTCGATCGGCATAAACTGGGCCGATAGCTTCAGGACGGGCTCTTCGGGTGCGCAGTTCAGGCTGTGCATGCAGCCCATCACCTGTCCCAGTCCGTGTTCCGGATGAATGTCGATTTTCTCCCCGCCACTTTCCACCGCAGAGAACCACCAGCGCGCGCCATCTTCATCGCTATTTGGTGACGAAACCAGCGAGATACCACCTCGCAGTATCTCGGCCGGTACGTCGTTATAGACCGCAAAGCCAAACTCCTTTCCGCTGTTTATGTCACTGGCGATCAGGCGTACATCAAAGCGCCCTTTGTCGATCGGGTCGATATGGCAGTCCAGTTGTATTTCTCTGTCACCAATCTGGTCAATACCTACGCTGCCTTCACGCTCGATCTTGGTGAAAGCGAGTGTATTCTCTGGGCTGGAAAAGTCCCTGAAGCTCAGCTCGCCCTCGGTGTTCAGTAGTGCCATAAACCCGCCATTTTGGCCACTGGAGCGCTGTGCGAGTGCGGCGCCGCGGTACTCGAGCTTTCCTGCGCCGACACCCAGCAGGAATCCACAGAAACCTGTGCTACCGGGAGTGAGGAGCCCCACGCGTGCCCGGATACGCGCTGGTTTATGCGCGTTATTGAGTGTCCGTGTGAGCAGCGCTGCGGTACGCACTTCAAAACTCTTACCACCCTGTAAGCACTCAAGACGTCCTTGGTTGCTCTGCCAGTCCTGGAGCCGGTTACCCCAGAAGGCGGGACCCAGCCAGTGCTGTGGCTTGCCCTTAGAAATTGCCTCAACCGGTGCGGTATCCACGAGCTTGGGGCGAGCGGCGGCCATCGCCGATGCGAGGGAGGGGCTGAGTGCCCCACCCAGTAGTCCTGCTGCGCCCGTACCGGCTTTCAGAAAGTTGCGTCTTTTCATTATTTTTACCTGCTGTATTGCAAATTCATCATCGACTGTATTGGGAGCCCGACATTGGCGAGGCAGTATTACTCCTCCAGTAGGGCGGCAAATCGCCCTCTCTCTACCAGAGCCCCCCGGTGTTGGATGACCACGCCCGCCACTTTCGCGGCTCTGGCGATTGCCTCGCGGGGCCGTAGGCCCCGGCTGCGGAATGCGAGATAGCTACCATTGAACGAATCACCGGCGGCAGTCGTGTCGACTACCCGCTC
Protein-coding sequences here:
- a CDS encoding SapC family protein, which produces MSNTVALNNESHRNLKVITRRGAEYGEGTHLVPVVANELRNLMLEYPVCITKDPNTGQFSLCALLGFEPGENLYLQGDSWDAQYIPMHIRRQPFMVGYRNPEAAVGEERGAVITLDLDSKRVTEEGADGERLFDDQGNNTPFMQQVSDLLGQLMVGMESTTAFLSALADNDLIEPAHINVQFASGEHKRYEGLYTVNEDKLQKLDADKLVYMHQHGYLQAAYWLGASMGQIRKLIQKKNQK
- a CDS encoding alkaline phosphatase D family protein; amino-acid sequence: MKRRNFLKAGTGAAGLLGGALSPSLASAMAAARPKLVDTAPVEAISKGKPQHWLGPAFWGNRLQDWQSNQGRLECLQGGKSFEVRTAALLTRTLNNAHKPARIRARVGLLTPGSTGFCGFLLGVGAGKLEYRGAALAQRSSGQNGGFMALLNTEGELSFRDFSSPENTLAFTKIEREGSVGIDQIGDREIQLDCHIDPIDKGRFDVRLIASDINSGKEFGFAVYNDVPAEILRGGISLVSSPNSDEDGARWWFSAVESGGEKIDIHPEHGLGQVMGCMHSLNCAPEEPVLKLSAQFMPIDTTALPAARLEYRNENNKTWVTGADAPIGDGYVAAFRIVGWDAQRDHQYRIVDPGTGQSLYEGTIHRDPGNQSPLKIALYSCIIPTAKSLDETEFKNHIPEERVLGRYTEDNIFFPHTKLVTHCDSHQPDLYVFAGDQYYETFPTRYGRDTPQAKLDTLYRWYLWYWTFRDSVRNRPAIVLVDDHDVLQGNLWGNKGDATGGPREEDGGFKHDIDLVKMVYRIQSSHTPDAYDPTPIQHGIPVTYAHFVYGGTSFAMVEDRKFKSAPDYEANRLTVKGELLGRRQEQFLRDWAEMDPGLPKICLTASIWGSPQTDEEGNGLIDYDANCYPPDGRTRAVKLVEDAKALVLAGDQHLGLVARQYSGDFPVDQEQASGALFFSGPASAAFWQRWFEGFGKLENQYGDDPNTGNFTDPFGNNMRVLATANPKITHADFSDDNTSWGKFVSDRELKSEGYGIAVVDHAAGHYRLECWPWDADPQRDRQFTGWPQVHPIESLQQS